tggtgataatgttcttcaacatgaagtgcgaagacacaatttttttcaaaattttcttctgcttagttattgagcaattacgcattaaagcagatttcttatgcccggaatgtatacctatatatatggaaacactatgcttatacatgtgaactttagtgatcaattactcgataactgtacacaagaaaaaatcttaaaaaatttgtattttcaaaattatcactaaagaatatgtgcaccaaattttattaaattcttatcattttgaaatttttaatgtatttaacatggtttagcatggcaacattgtatcgtcactatccaccctccttaatttaGTCATAATGGATTTGAAGAGTCAGTGGTGCTTTATCTGTTAGTATCAAAATGTAGATAATTAAACCGCAGTAGATACCTTGaaacttttataaattttgtacaTTGACATCTGCACTAACTAAGTATAATCACTTCCTATGTTTGATCATCATGTTAATGTGGATTTCAAAAAATGCTACATCAAATCATTGGTGACTGATTTTTTTGATGGCATCTGAATTTCTGATTTTAGAATGCAATGTAtatgtattgaaaaataaacaagtCTGTtggttttgatatttttttttctccagttaAATCTTGTGGAAATACTCCattttcctatttgaatttCTAATTCGTTCCATAGGAATTAATATTCCAAATGATCTTCAAAGCCACTATTCAAAGCCACTTGGCTTTGGATGAATATAATAAACTTTAatactgcacgtaaattataattaaatggaaactttttcaattcattcagTTGTTCCTCTGTTAGAATAGAATTGGgaggatgaggcatcgatttttgaaatgttttcaagcgagGTCCTATTTGATTGTGATGTATTCGAGTggcgtatgttttttttttttacggctTAAAATAACTTTTAGTACGGTTcggaatttttctttcacattttttgtggtatcaTGTGGAAACAAGCGATCATGCATCAATGTATTtgtccatatttttttccctgagATATTCCTGTCCAAAAGGCCCATTGTCCAAAAAAAAACCTATATAATTACTCTAAATTTTAAATAAGAATTTGAATAATACCGCAAAGTGTCGCTAGCGGTAAGAGCGAGGGCGCAACGATCGTAATCTCCCTTCTCCACAACGTCTTAACAAGCCTTCGGTTTCACTGGATCGTCTATGTTGTGTATGCTATATGGTATGTGCATGTCGCACGTCACTGACGTCACCGAGGTGTATCAATGGCGTCCACTTTGTTCCagtatcatcattttttatctcgttaTCAACAATCTATTTAATAAATCAATTAATTTGACGGTAAAATGTTGAAACCTGCAGGCCAACGACTTTAATCAATTTAATCGATAGATTTTCAATGGGTTATCTCACAATATGAGGTGAAAAACTGGAGTCTTCGTGAAACGACGGAGAAGAGAAACAACAGGGAAGGAGAGTTTGTTCACGACACGTACGAGACTTTCCGATTATTCCTTATCAGCTCTAAACGATTCAAATTAAATTTCATATAAAACAGTGTAAATCAAAGTCAACATAAAAGTattcaaaaatatagaatATCTTGTTAACAAGAAGCAGAGCTTGCCACGATTGATTTTTCCTCATCATGAACGATTTTATACAAATGTATGTATATGTGACTTTTTATGctcctcttttatttttcagattaAACAAAAGAAGCTTTGGATTGTGCTTAATTGGCCAAAATGTCGAAGCGTGCAGCTGCGGATGGCGGAGACTCAACCTCTCAGCCGCCGATAAAGAAGGTGCAATTCGAGCCTATTCTCATTGGACCAATATCGACGCTTGAAGAGATGGATATGAAGGTTCTAcaatttcaaaacaaaaaactccAACAGGTATACATAACTACCAGAACATCCTGATAATTTaagcttgtttttttttactcattaaTGCTTTTGACATTTGGTTAGTTGAACTTTTAAACTTCTGTTGTATCTACAATTCCAGAGACTTGAACaacgtatgagaatggaaacaGAATTACGGCAGCGTATTGAACAATTGGAGAAAAGACAGACTCAAGATGATGCTGTTCTAAATGTTGTTAATAGATATTGGAATCAACTGAACGAAGACATTAGAGTCTTGCTTCAGCGATTTGATGCTGAAACAGCTGATGAATCTGAGAACAAAAGTATGCTGAGAAAAGTATACTCTTGGAAGGTAATGCTGACTAACTTAATAACAACATGTATTTTGCCACTGTTCCAGACGAATCTGAAGCAACTACTTCCTTTCTCATGCAACTGTCCTCTTGGGACAAGGAAGAACTCGATGACAAACTAGCCAACCGTGTACAAGTCTCCAAAAGAGCGGTATCCAAAGTTGTACAGGCATTTGATCGGCTTTctcagagaaatgaaaaaattacccTTGCACTTAAAGGAGAGTTTGAGGGAGGTAATCTCGAATTAATATctttatcttgaaaaattcttatattCTTGATGGAAGAACAATTAATCTAGAATCATCATCAATTAATGTTATGTCCTTGAACATGGGGCTTTCAGTCAGGCTACCTTTGTTACTATTCAATAGTCCATTGAGAAGTACTTTCTGCATAATAGATGATAGATCATCAAATCAAAATAACCTATGATGTGGCCATAGTTTCAATACTTGCGttcattttctcaaatatgTTAAATGAACTAATAATGACAGTCGATACGTTTTGTTAACGTAAGAGCCTAATTTTCTACTCGCTGAGCTCAAAAATCCTCCATTTTGAAAGTTTGGGCCTCCAAGATGGGTTGTATTTCATATAAAGAATACGTAGTCACGTGAAAACAACGGTCTACTCGCAACAGCATGAGTTTACATTTCTTATCCAACGGAAAAATGATTCAAAAAATGCACTGTTCCAATGGAATTTCTTAAATCAAACGGAGAACTGGTGTAAaggcttttttgaaaaaaacttattAGTAAATAAATGTTGCAGACGACGGTCCGAAAGTAGACGACGTAGTGAGGAAAGCGAATGCCGAGATACAAATGGAAAATCGAAACTTACAAGCGATAAATATACAGCTGCACGAGAAGTATCATACAATATCATTGAAGATGTCCGAGCTTCAAGATACAATGACCGGGAAGGATACGTTGGCTGCAGAACTGAGGAACCAAGTTGACGATTTACAATACGAATTGAATAAAGTACGGGCGAGAAATGACAAACTGGAACATCATTTAGGAGAGGctattgagaaattaaaagcATTTCAACAGTTTCACGGTACTGATGAAAAAGGCTCGAATAAGCCGAGTACACTTGTAGCATCGAGCGTATCGCAAACGAAACTCGATGACTTGCAAAGGGAACTGGAAGAATCAAGAGAATTGGCAAATAATCGATTACACGAATTGGATAAGCTGCATCAGCAGCATCGTGACGCTCTCAAGGAGGTCGAGAAACTGAAAATGGATATCCGTCAACTTCCAGAATCTGTAATTGTCGAGACTACGGAGTACAAGTGTTTACAGTCACAATTTTCTGTATTGTACAACGAGTCGATGCAATTAAAAACTCAACTGGACGATGCGCGCCAACAATTACAATCAAGCAAAAATGCTCATTTACGTCATATCGAGATGATGGAAAGCGAAGAATTGATGGCTCAAAAAAAACTTCGCAGTGAATGTATTCAACTAGAGGACGTCCTGGCTCAATTGCGGAAGGAATATGAAATGCTTAGGATCGAATTCGAGCAAAATTTAGCGGCAAATGAGCAAACTGGTCCCATTAATCGTGAAATGAGACACCTTATAACGTCTCTGCAAAATCACAACCAACAGTTAAAGGGAGAAGTACATCGTTACAAGCGAAAGTATAAAGAAGCTTCGGTTGAAATACcaaaacaaaagaaagaaatcgAAGAATTGACCGCAAAGCTTGGCCAGCAAAATTCGCAAGAGAGCAAAGAAGGCAATAACTCGGACAGCAGTGGAAAAGAAGAGGATGCTTTGAATTTACTTCCAGGCTCAATGCAAATCAAGGAGGAGACTGGGATCGCAATAAAGCGCGAAGCTGGAATTGACGAGGAGGTTGAAACAATTGAAGTTGGTGATACCGCTGAAGGCTGTAAGGGAACTCCAGACTCTCTGACATTGGCATCGCCACttcttaaaaaagaaaaggataTTAAGAGAGAGAAGGATGTAAAAAAGGAACCTATCAAATCGGAACACAGAGATCCGGTTCACAGGACCAAagaaacaaaagttgttgaatCCGAAATAGTGCGTGATCTTAAAGCTCAATTAAAGTAAGTTTACTACCTACTGTGCTACTGAAACATACGCTAATTTCTTAATTAccgttttttaattataattacATCATAATAAATACATTATAATGTATAATGACATGAACCTcaagattttttccaaatcgtTGGAATGAATTTTGCAAAATGAATTATACATCAAACATTATGATTCATCCTGCGCTTACgcaagtttcattaaaatctaCCGTTTTTGAGATCTCTTGAGGATAATTATCATTTTCTACTATCTTCTTTCCTTTCGCAATTTGTTAAAAACTAGTTGTGAAAAAGCAAACAAATCAACTTTATAATCAGAGTTTGACTTGAAATCTACGACAAGACGCGAGTTACATTCAGTGTCATAGAGAACCAATCTTTATCGTAGAAATTGGTGATGATAAAACTGCATTTTCATGTGTCGCTCATGAACTTTATATAAGAGGAACACTGTATTGTTCATTGGCCCTACTCTTTCAGAGCAGAGCCAAATATCGACACTTCGAAAAGATAATAACATAATTTGCTTACCTCGTGGTTTTGATGATTCTCCCAGAAAAGCCGTAAACGAGATGAAAGAGATGAAGTTATTACTTGACATGTACAAAGGTGTTGGAAAAGAACAGCGAGACAAGGTTCAACTGATGGCAGCCGAAAGAAAGACACGCGCCGAAGTCGACGAGCTTCGTCagcaaattaaaaagattcaggTAAGTTTATGGCCGTCAGCGTAGAATACCCATTCCAGTAATATCGCCCACAATTAATGGTAACAAATAT
This sequence is a window from Venturia canescens isolate UGA chromosome 8, ASM1945775v1, whole genome shotgun sequence. Protein-coding genes within it:
- the Bre1 gene encoding E3 ubiquitin-protein ligase Bre1 isoform X3, producing MSKRAAADGGDSTSQPPIKKVQFEPILIGPISTLEEMDMKVLQFQNKKLQQRLEQRMRMETELRQRIEQLEKRQTQDDAVLNVVNRYWNQLNEDIRVLLQRFDAETADESENKNESEATTSFLMQLSSWDKEELDDKLANRVQVSKRAVSKVVQAFDRLSQRNEKITLALKGEFEGDDGPKVDDVVRKANAEIQMENRNLQAINIQLHEKYHTISLKMSELQDTMTGKDTLAAELRNQVDDLQYELNKVRARNDKLEHHLGEAIEKLKAFQQFHGTDEKGSNKPSTLVASSVSQTKLDDLQRELEESRELANNRLHELDKLHQQHRDALKEVEKLKMDIRQLPESVIVETTEYKCLQSQFSVLYNESMQLKTQLDDARQQLQSSKNAHLRHIEMMESEELMAQKKLRSECIQLEDVLAQLRKEYEMLRIEFEQNLAANEQTGPINREMRHLITSLQNHNQQLKGEVHRYKRKYKEASVEIPKQKKEIEELTAKLGQQNSQESKEGNNSDSSGKEEDALNLLPGSMQIKEETGIAIKREAGIDEEVETIEVGDTAEGCKGTPDSLTLASPLLKKEKDIKREKDVKKEPIKSEHRDPVHRTKETKVVESEIVRDLKAQLKKAVNEMKEMKLLLDMYKGVGKEQRDKVQLMAAERKTRAEVDELRQQIKKIQMFDFQESKREERKKLADEDAQIKIKKLEEQAYTLQRQVASQKQEEEALLNEMEVTGQAFEDMQEQNSRLIQQLREKDDANFKLMTERIKSNQLHKLAREEKDVLKEQVTTLTTQVEAANVVVRKLEEKERLLQNSLATVEKELALRQQAMEMHKRKAIESAQSAADLKLHLEKYHSQMKEAQQVVAEKTSSLEAEAYKTKRLQEEIAQLRRKVERMKKIELAETLDEVMAEELREYKETLTCASCKVKRKDAVLTKCFHVFCWDCLRTRYETRQRKCPKCNCAFGANDYHRLYLST
- the Bre1 gene encoding E3 ubiquitin-protein ligase Bre1 isoform X1; this encodes MSKRAAADGGDSTSQPPIKKVQFEPILIGPISTLEEMDMKVLQFQNKKLQQRLEQRMRMETELRQRIEQLEKRQTQDDAVLNVVNRYWNQLNEDIRVLLQRFDAETADESENKNESEATTSFLMQLSSWDKEELDDKLANRVQVSKRAVSKVVQAFDRLSQRNEKITLALKGEFEGDDGPKVDDVVRKANAEIQMENRNLQAINIQLHEKYHTISLKMSELQDTMTGKDTLAAELRNQVDDLQYELNKVRARNDKLEHHLGEAIEKLKAFQQFHGTDEKGSNKPSTLVASSVSQTKLDDLQRELEESRELANNRLHELDKLHQQHRDALKEVEKLKMDIRQLPESVIVETTEYKCLQSQFSVLYNESMQLKTQLDDARQQLQSSKNAHLRHIEMMESEELMAQKKLRSECIQLEDVLAQLRKEYEMLRIEFEQNLAANEQTGPINREMRHLITSLQNHNQQLKGEVHRYKRKYKEASVEIPKQKKEIEELTAKLGQQNSQESKEGNNSDSSGKEEDALNLLPGSMQIKEETGIAIKREAGIDEEVETIEVGDTAEGCKGTPDSLTLASPLLKKEKDIKREKDVKKEPIKSEHRDPVHRTKETKVVESEIVRDLKAQLKKAVNEMKEMKLLLDMYKGVGKEQRDKVQLMAAERKTRAEVDELRQQIKKIQMFDFQESKREERKKLADEDAQIKIKKLEEQAYTLQRQVASQKQNCVWLQEEEALLNEMEVTGQAFEDMQEQNSRLIQQLREKDDANFKLMTERIKSNQLHKLAREEKDVLKEQVTTLTTQVEAANVVVRKLEEKERLLQNSLATVEKELALRQQAMEMHKRKAIESAQSAADLKLHLEKYHSQMKEAQQVVAEKTSSLEAEAYKTKRLQEEIAQLRRKVERMKKIELAETLDEVMAEELREYKETLTCASCKVKRKDAVLTKCFHVFCWDCLRTRYETRQRKCPKCNCAFGANDYHRLYLST
- the Bre1 gene encoding E3 ubiquitin-protein ligase Bre1 isoform X2 — encoded protein: MSKRAAADGGDSTSQPPIKKVQFEPILIGPISTLEEMDMKVLQFQNKKLQQRLEQRMRMETELRQRIEQLEKRQTQDDAVLNVVNRYWNQLNEDIRVLLQRFDAETADESENKNESEATTSFLMQLSSWDKEELDDKLANRVQVSKRAVSKVVQAFDRLSQRNEKITLALKGEFEGDDGPKVDDVVRKANAEIQMENRNLQAINIQLHEKYHTISLKMSELQDTMTGKDTLAAELRNQVDDLQYELNKVRARNDKLEHHLGEAIEKLKAFQQFHGTDEKGSNKPSTLVASSVSQTKLDDLQRELEESRELANNRLHELDKLHQQHRDALKEVEKLKMDIRQLPESVIVETTEYKCLQSQFSVLYNESMQLKTQLDDARQQLQSSKNAHLRHIEMMESEELMAQKKLRSECIQLEDVLAQLRKEYEMLRIEFEQNLAANEQTGPINREMRHLITSLQNHNQQLKGEVHRYKRKYKEASVEIPKQKKEIEELTAKLGQQNSQESKEGNNSDSSGKEEDALNLLPGSMQIKEETGIAIKREAGIDEEVETIEVGDTAEGCKGTPDSLTLASPLLKKEKDIKREKDVKKEPIKSEHRDPVHRTKETKVVESEIVRDLKAQLKKAVNEMKEMKLLLDMYKGVGKEQRDKVQLMAAERKTRAEVDELRQQIKKIQESKREERKKLADEDAQIKIKKLEEQAYTLQRQVASQKQNCVWLQEEEALLNEMEVTGQAFEDMQEQNSRLIQQLREKDDANFKLMTERIKSNQLHKLAREEKDVLKEQVTTLTTQVEAANVVVRKLEEKERLLQNSLATVEKELALRQQAMEMHKRKAIESAQSAADLKLHLEKYHSQMKEAQQVVAEKTSSLEAEAYKTKRLQEEIAQLRRKVERMKKIELAETLDEVMAEELREYKETLTCASCKVKRKDAVLTKCFHVFCWDCLRTRYETRQRKCPKCNCAFGANDYHRLYLST
- the Bre1 gene encoding E3 ubiquitin-protein ligase Bre1 isoform X4; this encodes MSKRAAADGGDSTSQPPIKKVQFEPILIGPISTLEEMDMKVLQFQNKKLQQRLEQRMRMETELRQRIEQLEKRQTQDDAVLNVVNRYWNQLNEDIRVLLQRFDAETADESENKNESEATTSFLMQLSSWDKEELDDKLANRVQVSKRAVSKVVQAFDRLSQRNEKITLALKGEFEGDDGPKVDDVVRKANAEIQMENRNLQAINIQLHEKYHTISLKMSELQDTMTGKDTLAAELRNQVDDLQYELNKVRARNDKLEHHLGEAIEKLKAFQQFHGTDEKGSNKPSTLVASSVSQTKLDDLQRELEESRELANNRLHELDKLHQQHRDALKEVEKLKMDIRQLPESVIVETTEYKCLQSQFSVLYNESMQLKTQLDDARQQLQSSKNAHLRHIEMMESEELMAQKKLRSECIQLEDVLAQLRKEYEMLRIEFEQNLAANEQTGPINREMRHLITSLQNHNQQLKGEVHRYKRKYKEASVEIPKQKKEIEELTAKLGQQNSQESKEGNNSDSSGKEEDALNLLPGSMQIKEETGIAIKREAGIDEEVETIEVGDTAEGCKGTPDSLTLASPLLKKEKDIKREKDVKKEPIKSEHRDPVHRTKETKVVESEIVRDLKAQLKKAVNEMKEMKLLLDMYKGVGKEQRDKVQLMAAERKTRAEVDELRQQIKKIQESKREERKKLADEDAQIKIKKLEEQAYTLQRQVASQKQEEEALLNEMEVTGQAFEDMQEQNSRLIQQLREKDDANFKLMTERIKSNQLHKLAREEKDVLKEQVTTLTTQVEAANVVVRKLEEKERLLQNSLATVEKELALRQQAMEMHKRKAIESAQSAADLKLHLEKYHSQMKEAQQVVAEKTSSLEAEAYKTKRLQEEIAQLRRKVERMKKIELAETLDEVMAEELREYKETLTCASCKVKRKDAVLTKCFHVFCWDCLRTRYETRQRKCPKCNCAFGANDYHRLYLST